Genomic DNA from Coffea arabica cultivar ET-39 chromosome 7e, Coffea Arabica ET-39 HiFi, whole genome shotgun sequence:
aatttaccaaaaaaaaataaaatttttttaaaactatttgcACATTACCCTGTGTACAAAAGATTTGCATCCAACCCAACGGAACCCTAATGTATTTTTTAACAGTGGACAGGAAAACACCTCAATTCTTCGGGTCTTCCCTCCCTATTCGTTCGCATCCAAAGCAATGGAAACACCTCAAAGATGATGCAAGCATGTTTTTCCTTAGTCTGAATATTACGGCATCAGAATATccggtcaaaaaaaaaaaagcacatttGTTAATCTTCTTCCGCAACCTGCCGTATTGTTGAATATTCGAGAATCAAATCTATACGCACCCAAACTCTCAGTTCCTTTACTAAGCGAAACGACTGCAAAATCCTGGCTTTGTTCATTGCCAATTTCTGCAGTTTCCCATGTCCCGTCTTCTTCTCTTTTGGTCAGAATAGACCTCCAATCTTCTATTACTCTTCAAGTGTGCCTATTGTCTTCAGCAGcccccaaaaaaacaaaaaaacacaaaaaaagtcaaaagaacTTCTTACTATCTTTGCCCAAAAAAGCTATCCTGACTCAATCAGTTGGGAGAGCACATCAAGTTGAAGCTCTCATCTTGACCGTGCAATCATAAATATCAGCCAAGTTTGGCGCCTGCAGAAATATTCAATTCTCAAGTTTCTCAGCCTTAGCGGTCAAGCCAAACTGCAGCGACGTAAAATTTATCATCACATTCTTCCCGGGCCGGTCTTGAATTGAACGTGCTATCGGTGTTCTAGAATTCTTTTTGGGCACCTTAGTAAGTAGCCTGCATCAGCAATCTTCGTAATTGGGCCTCTACCatacaaattaaaattttgtccATTAGGTCGCTATtgcctttttttattattattattcgaCGGGCCGtggcccatttttttttttaaccaaattGTTATCGAGAATCATATAGTTTAGAAGAATCCAGAAATCTACAAACATTTGATTTAAGTGGCGTAGATGGGTATATGTGCGTGCGCGGATTTATAAATTTCTCTGATAAGTAAAGAAGCTAAAAGTAAAGGTTTGATTAAACAAGTTTTCGTGATACGTAAAGCAATTGGAAACAGCCCTTACCTTTTCTGGTCATAGAATGGCTCACTACAACATGCTGTTCAAGTAAAAATCACGGCTATTTAAATGTTATTTTATGCGAAATACTAGACGTCAGCTTCCCACATTCAAAGGATCCGAGACGGGCAAGtttctttcccttcattttttttttttcatttttaaacgAAGCATGAACTAGGGGTGGAGCTGAACCAAGTAGCTCGGCTCGAGCTCGCGAGCTACTTGATCagcagctcgagctcgagctcgattgaCCAAACTCGATCTCGAGTTCGAGCCGCTCGTTAGAGCTATCGAGTCGATCTCGAGTTTGAAAATATGATACTCGAAAGTTCAACGAGCTCTATCGagctttttataatatatattttaattattattattgtgaaatgtcaataatatcatttatttaaaattatatataaaatattaatttttattacttgagctTGATTAGGCTTGACGAGTTCGAGCTTAGTTATTTTGcctcgagtcgaactcgagtagtacactactcgagctcgactcgactcgacagCAGCTCTAGCATGAacaagtttctttcctttcatttttttttcatttttaaatgaaGACTagtcgtcttttttttttttttatcaattgtcACCTTCTATTCTTACTCTTACTTCTACTCTAATCTATTCCAAGGAGTGACACAACTGGGTCAAAAAGAACCAACATTCCTGTGGACCCAGGTCATTTAGTATTTCAACCATCAAGgtaattttgtgcaattttacAAAAATGGGAATTTCAGTAGAAAACTAGAAATTATTAAATTTTCGTCCTGTGAACTAAATCATCGTACACTTCACTGGGTTACAAAGAAATAAGCAGATGCTTGAAGCATATTAAGGAATTAAGTCGCTTAATTGAGCCAGAATGTAGAGAAGATTATTCAAAAGACAGGAGATACGCTGATCCAATCTTAATACAAGAAGCTAGCAGGTAcgttttacccaaaaaaaaaaaaaaggggcggCAAACTTCAACAAAACAAAGAATGAGTATGTTCAATCAAACAAAGGAACGGGCATCATCTTTTCCCACATCATTCATCATGGGCCAGACATCAATGAAATCTAGTACCTCAACCCAAGTGGGAAAAGGTAAAAGCAGATGCAAAAAAGCCGAAGCAAAGCATTAATGTAATACAGATTCAACAACACCAATCATGAAAGCAAGCACCCAAATAGTAGCTAAAGTCAACACCTCAAGAAATTCCAAGATCCTTTTCCCATTAGGTGAGGCACTACCGGTATATTAGTACTCCTACACATAACCAAATTACCAAGCAAGCATGCGAGCAATTAATCCAGTCGGTGGACGTGTTGGATAATTTATGTCAATCAATGTGAAACATGAATAGGAGAACTATCATGACTTCACCAAATTTGTTGGAATTTGGTTActttttcaaactatcatgaaTCCCTTTGGTTGAACAACAACAAGACTTCATCTACTAAGCTGTTCATCTTCATCACCTGTATCCAATTCATCGTCATCATTCACCTTGAAGATTGACGAACGGCACAAGCAACCACTTGTGCCCACTGTCTCAATCTTGTCTTCACCGTTTGTGGATTTTCACCTGTTTCACATACATCCCAATCAAGATCTGATTTCTATCCAAAATCCCATGCCCAAAAAATAAACATCTGTATCAAACTTAAATATCAAAACAGCTCCAAAAACAAATCAACTGAATTTCGAATTAAGGGTGCTTTCTGTTCCCTATAACGAGAAATGGAGTTGGGATATGTACTGTCCACGAAAGTAGCTCAGTCTTGGGGAAACCGAATAAAGAAATCCAATCCTTAATCAATAATAGTGACAACAATCCACACTAAGATTCACATCCAAAAACTAAAACCAGTAATTGAATTAAGAGACCAAAAAAACATTGAAAGAGATGATCCGAAATGAAAAAAAGAGGGTTTTGCAATATATACCTGGACCAAAGATGTTATGAGGGCTGTCAAGAGGGGAAGGCGTGTCGCAGTCCGAGACAGTGGAAGAGAAAGGCGATGCCAAAGTGATATGCTTAGAAACTGTGTCGTTGTAATTCTTGTTTACAGCATAAAATAGTCCATAGGCCGGAAAAGTATCAGACAAACGTTGGTCGATTTTTGGGGAGTCAAAACTGAAACCCAATTCAATACAAGCCTTAAGTTCCTCAAGGTCTTCCTCGGTCACACTCTTACTCCGACGGTTGCAGCGAATGTCGTGATTTCCCTTCCGCCGCTGCCAAGCCTCATCACGATAAGTGTCCGGAGACCAGGATTTTTGTTTGTACAGAGATGGAGTAGGTGTGAGCACTGGCTGAACCTGCCGGGGCTCCGGTATGAACTCCGTTGGGGGAGGTGTGGGTGATGGAGGAATGGTGGGGTTGTGGGACATGATGGAGAAATAATACGTCTCGCCTCTCACCCAGCCCCAAAGGCGGGGAGACGGGGAGGAGGGGCTTTGGCGAAGAGGTCGATGGCTACCTGGTTATTGTCAATTAAAAAGAAGGGTTGATTTGGGTTGAGGGTTTAGTTTATACTGGTCCTCTGAGTCTTTTGTGTGGGGTCTGCACGCTAGGTTTTGGTTGGTCCGGCTCATGATGACCTGTTCCTTCATacatattttcttcatttagaaaacactaaaataaaagtgaattggatttgtttgctaaaaaatgaaaaataaatgaggaaaaaaaaaaaacacacacacacacacacagtcaCACACACGTTATTTTGATATTCAAAGGTGGATTCTCCAACTTGAAGCTGAATAGCTCATCATATGTTATGGCTGCGCATTgagatttaaaaggaaaaatggtagGTCCAAATTTAGGTCCCatctttttcttgaatttttaaaaatattctcTTGACAATTTTTCTAATATCACGTATACTATATCTCACACGAAATgtattacttttttttctttacaaaaactctaaaaaaaaataggaCTTGAACAAAAATTACTGTGCAAAAAACAAACAAGTATTTGTACCCTAAAAAGTTGTAATTTTGGTAAAGTAAATTACATTCTTATTTTGGATATTCTGGTTAAGACATGTTGGATGAGTTGACGAAGAAGGTGCAGGGTAGATGAAGATTGTAAATTTGCCAACAATTTTTTCCACGTCCAAAATAACACAATAGTGAGGAATATAAATACATCGACACTAGGAATATTCGGAGTCCCAATTCCAGGGCCAATTATTATAATCAGTGGTAGAACAGCGCAAGTACAGGACGCAAAAGACTAGCGTATGGTTCGGCGGAAGATTATCTTCTTGGGCCGCAAACATGTTGTTTATACGTAATCAGGAAGTATGTATAAGAATGATTGCAATCAGACATTACTGGAAATATGTATAATAAGTCGTCTGATTGCCGGCGCAAAGTATTTGTTTTCTATGCATACGCAAGGATACAAAATAATATGTAACTTTCAGCACAAAATTTAATCGAAGTCGTAAGGCATCCACCTCGACCAAAGCCTAATCTCCTTGAGACAATAGCTCTGTGGTCTTTAATATTTGCGTTGCAACATTACCTGTTGGCTTATTGAAGCTATGATTTTGAGAGGACAGATGATATTGTCACAGCCTAAATTTTATTTACCCGGTGATTTGTGCTAAAAAATTAGATTGCCCTTTGCATTTGGGCTTGAACTTGAGAAGGgcaaattgaaattttcatttaaaattttttgtggaAATAAAATATAGGTTGTGGCTTTAACAccaataaaaatttaaattggcACGCTCTACATTTGAGATCTTAGCAAACTGCTAAAAAGTTAAAACATATAGGTAATAAAAGATCGATAAAGGGGGAATCTTGGATTTAGTATAAACTTTTTTTTCATCGCTTcttaaattttcaactttatccCCACAAATCACTAAATTATAACTCTACCGTCTGATTGCATGTTGCCCATATAGCAAACGGATGTAACAACAACTAATTTTCACCCCCATAACCACCCACAAATATTGTAACCatcaaattaattaaaattctactaaaaaaattttaaaccatcaaagtttatttttttcattgaaaatttttatataaattcttccatataaaaaagtgattgtttCTAAATTGCACACACATTGGATGTGCCTCATCACTAGTTTGTATAgttgttttttatttaatttgacCTGAAATATGAGAAGACAAGGATCTTAAACTTCATTGGGTTTGGTCACAGACTTTCAAAGAGCCAACATTAAGGGTTAGCAAAAACACCCGAAACCTATCATATTTGATCCAATCCGACCTAAAAAATAAAGTATCCAATCAGCATTATTTGATCGGGTTGAAAGAGAATGCGACACCAACTCATATGCAGTCAGGTTAGGGTTACATGATTAAGAACTCACAGGCACTTGATCCccccgcatatatatatatatatatatatatttatttatttatttatttatttttatacatataCCACAAATAATGGCCCTGTTTGGCAAATgagtttttggccaaatttattTCATActagtttttaaataattttaactacaataatctcaaaaaatttctcGAAATTTTTAAACTACATGTTTTAAAATacccaaaacacacaaaaaaaaaattcccttcctccatttctctttttcctcccccac
This window encodes:
- the LOC113702130 gene encoding uncharacterized protein; this translates as MSHNPTIPPSPTPPPTEFIPEPRQVQPVLTPTPSLYKQKSWSPDTYRDEAWQRRKGNHDIRCNRRSKSVTEEDLEELKACIELGFSFDSPKIDQRLSDTFPAYGLFYAVNKNYNDTVSKHITLASPFSSTVSDCDTPSPLDSPHNIFGPGENPQTVKTRLRQWAQVVACAVRQSSR